A part of Rhodopirellula bahusiensis genomic DNA contains:
- a CDS encoding bifunctional riboflavin kinase/FAD synthetase has translation MTSLIHLSDLAGDSDLQQSLQGGAVSIGNFDGVHLGHRALLERVRRQADRVGGKAIAIVMDPHPASVLRPHGAPPSLTALPRRAELMTDLGIDHLLVCEATREFLNQTAEAFFQRLIVEQLSAKAIIEGPNFFFGRDRAGNTTRLKELADERQIDVEIVVPSVRDDRMVSSSRIREAIASGDLPLANQMLGSRYRLTGSVATGEQRGRTLGFPTANLDGVQTLLPEHGVYAALASVEGSDEPTNQPAAVHIGPNPTFNDRQETKIEAHLLDYEGDLYGKMLSLTLVSQVRGVQRFVDASALKQQLQIDLQTVRETVSSLPSRP, from the coding sequence ATGACTTCCCTGATCCACTTGAGCGACCTTGCGGGCGACTCCGACCTGCAACAATCGCTTCAAGGAGGCGCGGTCAGCATTGGCAACTTTGATGGCGTGCATTTGGGACACCGTGCTTTGCTGGAGCGGGTTCGGCGGCAAGCCGATCGAGTCGGTGGCAAAGCGATCGCGATTGTGATGGATCCTCATCCGGCGTCGGTGTTGCGGCCTCATGGAGCGCCGCCCAGCTTGACCGCCCTGCCCCGTCGGGCGGAGCTGATGACCGATTTGGGAATCGATCATTTGCTGGTTTGTGAGGCCACTCGCGAATTTTTGAATCAGACCGCCGAAGCGTTTTTTCAGCGCCTGATCGTGGAGCAATTGTCGGCCAAGGCGATCATCGAGGGCCCCAACTTTTTCTTTGGACGCGATCGGGCTGGCAACACGACTCGCTTGAAAGAGTTGGCTGATGAACGTCAGATCGATGTTGAAATTGTGGTGCCATCCGTCCGAGACGATCGGATGGTCAGCAGCTCTCGAATCCGTGAGGCGATCGCATCCGGTGATCTTCCGCTGGCCAATCAAATGCTCGGCAGCCGGTACCGTTTGACCGGATCGGTGGCGACGGGTGAACAACGCGGGCGAACGCTCGGGTTTCCGACTGCGAACTTGGATGGCGTTCAGACGTTGCTGCCCGAACACGGTGTGTACGCGGCGCTGGCCAGCGTCGAAGGAAGTGATGAGCCGACAAACCAACCCGCTGCGGTTCACATCGGGCCCAATCCGACTTTCAACGATCGCCAAGAAACAAAAATTGAAGCGCACCTGCTCGACTACGAGGGTGATCTTTATGGCAAAATGCTGTCACTGACACTGGTGAGCCAAGTCCGCGGCGTTCAACGATTCGTTGACGCATCCGCTTTGAAACAACAATTGCAAATCGATTTGCAAACCGTTCGAGAGACGGTTTCTTCTCTGCCTTCTCGTCCTTGA
- a CDS encoding NAD(P)H-hydrate dehydratase codes for MPSIVTQSTSPPPLRIPSREVSAHKGNFGRVLLVGGSRGMAGSIALSSIAALHTGSGLVAAAVPDCILDCVAGFHPALMTIGLPDDGQRFSDAAWESTQDRLSAQAAVGCGPGITTGSGGAKMVEGLLAKKDLPLVLDADALNLIAQQNWFADDRFGRNKDDAACVLTPHPGELQRLTGAPASEVDGQLEAATEMANRLGLTIVVKGGPSHVVYQDGNGEADVWRNTTGNPGMATAGCGDVLTGVVTSLLGQGLSGPDAARLGVWIHGRSGDEAAARFSRAGMTAQQVLDALMLVADEMTEAANEQGS; via the coding sequence ATGCCATCCATCGTGACTCAGTCTACCAGCCCGCCGCCGCTGCGGATTCCAAGTCGTGAAGTCTCCGCACACAAAGGCAATTTTGGTCGGGTGTTATTGGTCGGTGGTTCGCGAGGCATGGCGGGGTCGATCGCATTGTCGTCGATCGCGGCCTTGCACACGGGATCGGGATTGGTGGCCGCTGCCGTCCCCGATTGCATCTTGGATTGTGTGGCTGGTTTTCATCCGGCTCTGATGACAATCGGATTGCCGGATGACGGTCAGAGGTTTTCGGATGCGGCGTGGGAATCGACGCAAGATCGCTTGTCGGCTCAAGCCGCGGTGGGGTGCGGCCCTGGGATCACGACGGGATCCGGAGGCGCGAAGATGGTGGAAGGACTGCTCGCGAAAAAAGACCTGCCGTTGGTTTTGGATGCGGACGCGCTCAATCTCATCGCCCAGCAGAATTGGTTTGCAGATGACCGGTTCGGACGAAACAAGGACGATGCCGCTTGCGTGCTGACGCCTCATCCGGGTGAGCTGCAGCGATTGACGGGAGCACCGGCGAGCGAAGTCGATGGACAACTCGAGGCCGCCACGGAGATGGCGAATCGTTTGGGGCTGACCATTGTTGTCAAAGGCGGCCCGTCACATGTGGTTTATCAGGACGGTAACGGTGAGGCTGATGTCTGGCGGAACACGACCGGCAATCCTGGCATGGCCACTGCGGGTTGCGGCGATGTTTTGACCGGAGTCGTGACGTCTTTGCTGGGACAGGGATTAAGCGGCCCCGATGCGGCCAGGTTGGGAGTTTGGATTCATGGTCGCAGCGGGGATGAAGCCGCGGCACGGTTCAGTCGCGCGGGGATGACCGCTCAACAAGTCTTGGACGCACTCATGTTGGTCGCCGACGAGATGACCGAAGCGGCAAACGAACAGGGGAGCTGA